Genomic window (Macrobrachium rosenbergii isolate ZJJX-2024 chromosome 48, ASM4041242v1, whole genome shotgun sequence):
tcttgaaaatattctcattatgtttcccacacccgaATTATGAGAGGGATTTTTAATCTAGCTTGACctaactcaacctaacctaacataaccttgggacacggcaaaaaaaaatcagggtctggtgtaatactagcatacatcttaGGAATTTGCTATCGGGTCTAAATAATTCTcgctttatgtgtgtgtgtgtatgtatatgtatatatatatacatacgtctgTTTGAtgataatcattaataaaatccgggcctggtgcaatactagcatacatcttaGGAATTTGCTATCGGGTCTAAATAATTctcgctttgtgtgtgtgtgtatacgtatatatatatatacatatatatacatatgtctgtttgATGATAATCATTAATAGTTCATTGCCTCTACATCATATATCCTTGCCAATCCATTTATACCTGTTAAATGCAATACGCTTTATATTACTCTCAGTAAACGCACAGATAGGCCCTATTCACTTTCTTAGACAACCTTCAATCCAGATCTATCTTGCAGAGCTACGCAACATAGGCGCCGCTCTCAATAAATGCTCAACGGCCGATCAGGTGTCGGAGTTTCGCGACATTATGCAAGCGGGTAAGAATCatctgtcgtttcattttaattcttatatatacGAAATGTTCACGGCAATTGAAAAGTAGTACTGTAATGGAGTGTGAGGTGATGTTCAATTAAGTTCCATATATGAACAGACTAACTTAGTTTAAATACATTTAAGGACAAAACGAATGATGAGAATTTGATTTGGAAATCATTTTGGTTAATTAAAtatgaactggaatatagaatttagcagAAAGGCCAataagcgttgggacctatgaggccattcagagctgaaaaggaaaattgatagcaagaaggtttgaaaggtgtaacaagaggaaaaccttttgcagttgcactgtgaaacaactgttagagggggtggaaagtcagatgggagaaagagaatacgaacggagatacagtaaaagggattGAAAGGGGTTTTAGCAGCTGGggacctaaggaagggacgcggtaaagaaccttaactaatgcctacagtgcacctcgtgaggtgaactgacgggattaaatagatataatttgtataaaaaatcattttaatacaattcaggacaatgaagaataatgaaattCCTAGATTTGGAAATAATTTCCAGTTAATAGCTGATTTAGGATAATAAATACTTTGAATACCTTTCAGTACAATGAAGAATAATGAGAGTTTGATTTGGGAATATTTTTCGGTTAATCAAATATCTAATTTACGATAAGAAACACTTTGAATACATTTCAGGACAATGACGAATAGCgagaattaaatttaaaattaaattttcagtcaATCCAACAGATAATTTATGATAGACAGACTAATATATATTATCCCACCAGACGAATGCAAAGAGGACACCCACGAATGCAGCGAATTTGCTCTGTGCAACGACAAATTGATGAAGTACCATTGCACCTGTTTACCTGGCTATTACGGCGACGGTTTCACCTGTCAAGGTAATTATCATTGCACCTGTTTACGTGGCTATTACACAGACGGTTTCACCTGTCAAGGTAATTACCATTGCACCTGTTTACCTGGCTATTATAGAGACGTTTTCACCTGTCAAGGTAATTATCATTGCACCTGTTTACCTGGCTATTGTAGAGACGGTTTCACCTGTCAAGGTAATTATCATTGCACCTGTTCACCTGTTGTGACAgccagtaaattttttttattattatttcctaaaaaGATTCAGAAGTTTATTTAGCAAACTATAGACAATTTTGAAGTTCTCTAGTGTCTCATTTAATGCACTGGTTTTACGTTAAAAGGTTGCTATAGAAtagagaacagaatatacaatttagaccaaaggccaagcgctgggacctatgtaaaggtcattctgcgctgaaagggaaattgggagtatacaaggcttgaaaggtgtaacaggatgaaaacctcaaagcagttgcactatgaatcaattgttaggagaggattgaggaaagtaagatggaagaaagagaatatagcaaaatgaatgaaatgggttgcagctagggacctaagggacgccgcaaagaagaAGTAAGAGACCAAAATGAATTAAAGaggttgcaaagaacctaagggacgccgcaaagaacctcaagtattgCCTACAGCGGCCTGATAGTTAGCTCATTCTGtcattcatgtatttttctaAGCCCTCCATaaactcttcttctctctcttttgccttctGCAGATGTGAATGAATGCGCAGAGGGGAATTTCGCCTGCAACAGGAACGAAATTTGCGTCAACACCCAAGGGAGTTACCAGTGCATATGTCGAGATGGATTCATGAGGATCAGAAATTCGTGTCAAGGTAACTAACCACATACTCGCAACATGAACTGCGTATTAAAGGAAACAAGTGACTACTTATCCATTCAAAAGCACAGCTTCTAgaacaggaatggaatggaatatgaaatttaggccagaggccaataAGCGCTCTGACCAATGGCGatgtcattcagcattgaaaggaaaattgagaacaaaaaggtttgaaaagtgtaacaggagaaaaacgtcgcaattgcaatataaaacaatagttaggagagggttgaggaaagtaagatggaagaaagagaatatgaatttaaAAGACTTGTTCAGCTAACTGAAGTGCGTTTTCTTTCCGTCAAAACTTGTCGAACAATGATGAAAAACGTAAAATTCAAGCCTACTTTCTTAGTCTGTTTAAGTGACAACagaaaattgttatatttatcttatttcatgTAATATGTTTAAACACCTCGTAtgcaaatgaattaaatttcttaTGAGGAtcgaaacacttttttttatagaacccTGAATATTCCCACTTTCCTCCAGATTTCTAAAAGACCCTGTAAACCTGTAAAACAACAAACTCAGAGAGTAACTCTACCAATCAATTTCATTAACAACTTTTCCAATGCCCCAACAAAGCTTAGAGAGTAACTCTATCAATCAATTTCACTTTCTCTTCACAAACTTTAACCATTTCCAATGCCACAACAAAGCTCAGAGAGTAACTCTATCAATCAATTCCATTATCTCTTCACAAACTTAACCATTTCCAATGCCCCAACAAAGAAATCTCAGAGAGTAACTTTACCAATCAATTTCATTATCTCTTCACAAACTTAACCATTTCCAATGCCCCAACAAAGCTCAGAGTAACTCTACCAATCAATTTCATTATCTCTTCACAAACTTAACCACTGCCAATGCCCCAACAAAGAAATCTCTGAGAGTAACTCTACcaatcaatttcattttctcttcacaaactTAACCATTTCCAATGCTCCAACAAAGCTCTCTCAGAGAGTAACTCTACCAATCAATTCAACTTTCTCTTCGATCTCAAGACATGACCTGCACGAGTCCGTCTCTTTTCCTGCCGACCCTGGGGTGCATCACCCCCGTCTTCACGAGGATGATCTGGGAACAGGCCAGGGGCATCTGCGAGGCCATGGGCAAGAGGCTCCTCCAGGATATTGCGGAACACGACCTCGAGACGCTAGGCCGCTACTTCGGGCCTCTGATGGAAGACAGTAAGTCCAGGTCTTGTGATAGTAAGTCTAGGTCTTGTGACTGTAGTAAGTCTAGGTCTTGTGACTGTAGTAAGTCTAGGTCTTACGATTGTAGTAAGTCTAGGTCTTGTGACTGTAGTCAGTCTATGTCTCGTGACTGTAGTAAGTCTAAGTCTTGTGACTGTAAGTCTAGGTCTTGTGACAGTAAGTCTACGTCTTGTGACAGTAAGTCTAGGTCTTGTGACAGTAAGTCTAGGTCTTGTGACAGCAAGTCTAATTCTTATGACAGTAAGTCTAGGTCTTGTGAATGTAGTAAGTCTATGTCTTGTAACAGTAAGTCTAAATCTTGTGACAGTGAATCTAAGCCTTGTGACACTATGCCTAAATCTTGTGACAGTAAGTCTAAGTCTTATAACAGTAAGTCTAAgtataatcatttaatttttcctcaaCTGTTGCCGTAAATAAAATTCAAGAGTTAAAATCATCTCCACTCAGCCATCAAGAGCTATTGCCAAGTGGATAAAGTCACTGACACCCATGTGGCTCGAGTTCCGGCTCAAGCAGATGCAATTATCATATATAGGctaatttcctttgggtgtaagttgtgTCCAAGGAAatatgaattcgatattaagaaGTAATTTTTGGCTTATTCTTTggatatacattcatacatacacttGTGCggacacaaagaaaataatttccaataaAATTCAATGTTAATAGGTAGCCTAATAGTGACTTAACCTTTGATAATAACTGCGTACGAATGCATGCAAGCACGCGCGcagacacgcacacactatatgtgtatatatacaaacacagaagTGTTTGTCCATTGTCACGGGTAGGCCTTTATCAAATACACTATCAACCAACTGACCTTCCATTGGCTCGCCGTCTCTTCCCTGGGCACTCCTAACTGCAAGCTAATTTCCAGGTCCTCAACCCTGGATAGGCCTGAGGGATTACCGGTGGATTTCCAGCGAGGAGGAAGTCCCTG
Coding sequences:
- the LOC136831165 gene encoding uncharacterized protein encodes the protein MEFPFVRILVLVTFSSLCDANVTEEKEDSNVLLVEAIEKGFERILQRLEDHQNKLATLDELHRKVSAITELQKRMTSMEEQLADLKDYARKEEVESFFNKTETELRNIGAALNKCSTADQVSEFRDIMQADECKEDTHECSEFALCNDKLMKYHCTCLPGYYGDGFTCQDVNECAEGNFACNRNEICVNTQGSYQCICRDGFMRIRNSCQDMTCTSPSLFLPTLGCITPVFTRMIWEQARGICEAMGKRLLQDIAEHDLETLGRYFGPLMEDSPQPWIGLRDYRWISSEEEVPDDIWAESTPGGGCGNIDLRPTKLGVWDGGCEFEDYALCQSV